One window from the genome of Bradyrhizobium xenonodulans encodes:
- a CDS encoding helix-turn-helix transcriptional regulator yields MPDPMAGLPPRFLRTSEAARYLGLSGRTLEKHRTYGTGPTYRKIGGRVVYAVDDLKAWADLGAKTSTSDPGKGTVLPAKKHPTLRPYAGQERR; encoded by the coding sequence ATGCCCGATCCGATGGCCGGTCTGCCCCCGCGCTTCCTGCGTACATCGGAGGCCGCGCGTTATCTTGGCCTTTCCGGTCGCACGCTGGAGAAGCACCGCACGTACGGCACCGGGCCGACGTATCGGAAGATTGGCGGGCGTGTCGTCTACGCCGTAGATGACCTGAAAGCATGGGCTGATCTCGGCGCCAAAACCTCGACCTCCGATCCCGGCAAAGGGACTGTGCTGCCCGCAAAGAAGCACCCGACGCTGCGCCCCTATGCGGGCCAGGAACGTCGCTGA